From Sphingomonas nostoxanthinifaciens, a single genomic window includes:
- a CDS encoding DNA -binding domain-containing protein, whose protein sequence is MEGTLLRGPVRFDFQLPALTALDRRIVALRRFAALHETLTVPRRLLSSIPAAKCAAVLSTIDALAAGASLRQVAIALFGQEEVRVHWNHPSDYMKSRVRRLVAEARRLSSGGHLDLFHRY, encoded by the coding sequence ATGGAAGGCACGCTGCTGCGCGGGCCTGTTCGTTTCGACTTCCAACTCCCTGCACTGACCGCGCTTGATCGCCGCATCGTGGCTTTACGCCGGTTTGCAGCGCTGCATGAGACGCTGACGGTGCCCCGAAGGCTGCTTTCGTCAATCCCCGCGGCCAAATGCGCTGCCGTATTGAGCACGATCGACGCTCTGGCTGCAGGTGCTTCGCTCCGACAGGTCGCGATTGCATTGTTCGGACAGGAAGAGGTCCGAGTGCATTGGAACCATCCGTCGGACTATATGAAATCGCGCGTCCGACGTCTTGTGGCCGAAGCGCGTCGCCTTTCTTCAGGGGGCCA